From one Vicia villosa cultivar HV-30 ecotype Madison, WI unplaced genomic scaffold, Vvil1.0 ctg.000257F_1_1, whole genome shotgun sequence genomic stretch:
- the LOC131626087 gene encoding uncharacterized GPI-anchored protein At4g28100-like, whose translation MQSFTSILACFLFSSSLLLLLPPFSLAGLLSQPVTDPNQPLKPGEYPSSNTVPAFPVQTQAQICKLDLSNELFGGVKDACGKDLDRSRCCPVLAAWLFAAHARSALEITSNAPAPSSGEQPMMPDDSQKCVNSLQDSLLTRNIRIPQPNATCDAILCFCGIRLHQISSLSCPAAFNVSGSHKNATPTAAVRNLENNCRNASYSGCTKCLSALQKVKSFKNGTKGGSERVKKMFNRDCELMGLTWLLAKNKTTYIPTVSAVLRAMMYSAHPHESKCSPDQENMPLAVDSLQFESGHAPSWPSKLWVTVLALIMLVCCFV comes from the exons ATGCAATCATTCACTTCCATTCTCGCGTGCTTCCTTTTCTCCTCCTCACTACTTCTTCTACTCCCACCCTTCTCTCTCGCCGGTTTATTATCCCAACCGGTAACCGACCCGAACCAGCCTCTTAAACCGGGCGAATACCCTTCATCCAACACCGTCCCCGCATTCCCGGTTCAAACCCAAGCTCAAATCTGCAAACTCGACTTATCCAACGAACTCTTCGGCGGAGTCAAAGACGCATGCGGAAAAGACCTAGACCGGAGCCGTTGCTGCCCCGTCCTCGCAGCATGGCTCTTCGCAGCACACGCTCGTTCCGCCCTGGAAATAACCTCCAACGCTCCAGCTCCGTCAAGCGGAGAACAACCGATGATGCCCGACGACTCTCAGAAATGCGTTAACTCGCTGCAAGACTCGTTACTCACTCGTAACATCAGAATACCTCAACCTAACGCAACGTGCGACGCGATTCTTTGCTTCTGCGGAATCAGGCTTCATCAAATAAGCTCCTTATCATGCCCCGCCGCGTTTAACGTCTCCGGTTCGCACAAAAACGCAACTCCGACCGCCGCTGTTCGGAACCTGGAAAATAACTGTCGTAACGCTTCGTATTCTGGTTGCACCAAATGCTTATCTGCCCTACAAAAG GTGAAGAGTTTCAAGAACGGGACGAAAGGAGGGAGTGAGAGAGTAAAGAAGATGTTTAACAGAGACTGTGAACTGATGGGTTTGACATGGTTACTGGCAAAGAACAAAACGACTTACATACCTACCGTTTCAGCAGTTCTACGTGCCATGATGTACAGTGCACACCCGCATGAATCAAAGTGTAGTCCTGATCAAGAAAACATGCCATTAGCCGTTGATTCTCTTCAATTTGAAAGTGGTCATGCGCCATCTTGGCCGTCCAAATTATGGGTTACTGTTTTAGCTTTAATCATGTTGgtttgttgttttgtttaa
- the LOC131626085 gene encoding uncharacterized protein LOC131626085 produces MVDVDNLEAHDIHLKEAMIFQGWQAFFYGLCGPIYPDLMKDFWVHATVMPKAFLSIVHGELFSITENLLRKLFGLETVEGVSGAVPGRIEWEVVYEEIFKNGVESTEIKELKPSYRVWAKILLGCIYQRKATVSSNYVNKDQQYILYCISKQEKVDLLFIIFNHMWHHVKESRDEFRKKNPKCKRNIIPFGRIITNLLLQTKIVEDLEKASITKNPYTMIGSTINAHTLKKMGLIETIGATLNVNTEVWSKKALALADFELFFRNEHPKVVVQYIAMHKSEEAPPNFSPKKAPANPPPTTKISNPPSSPKSKGKKPILDSEPPVSEPPVSEPILEPTPLNTIIPPHAIIFISQPPSHSNYEPVDTAVLFHLPSSESSLSDSFIRLMQSYNRKNKPSSDPVVVVLDSDNEAESSCQPSSS; encoded by the exons ATGGTTGATGTTGATAACCTGGAAGCACATGATATTCATCTGAAGGAGGCCATGATCTTTCAAGGATGGCAAGCGTTCTTCTATGGTTTGTGTGGACCAATTTATCCAGATTTGATGAAagatttctgggttcatgcaactgtCATGCCAAAGGCCTTTCTCTCTATTGTTCATGGTGAACTTTTCTCCATTACAGAAAACCTTCTAAGGAAGTTGTTTGGGTTGGAAACCGTTGAAGGTGTTTCTGGAGCTGTTCCAGGTAGAATAGAGTGGGAGGTTGTgtatgaagaaatcttcaagaacGGAGTAGAATCTACAGAAATCAAGGAACTGAAGCCTTCTTACAGAGTTTGGgctaagattcttctgggttgcatctaccAAAGAAAGGCAACAGTTTCTTCAAACTATGTCAACAAGGACCAACAATACATTTTGTATTGTATTAGTAAACAGGAAAAGGTGGATCTTCTGTTCATCATATTCAACCACATGTGGCATCATGTGAAGGAATCCAGAGATGAATTCAGAAAGAAGAATCCCAAGTGCAAGAGaaacattattccttttggaagaatcattacaaatctTCTACTTCAAACAAAAATAGTTGAGGATCTGGAGAAAGCTAGCATTACCAAGAATCCTTATACAATGATTGGAAGCACCATAAATGCTCATACTCTGAAGAAGATGGGCTTAATTGAGACTATTGGTGCTACTCTAAATGTGAACACTGAAGTTTGGTCCAAAAAAGCTCTTGCTCTGGCTGACTTTGAGTTGTTCTTCAGAAATGAACATCCAAAAGTTGTTGTCCAATACATTGCTATGCACAAGTCGGAAG AAGCTCCACCAAATTTTTCACCAAAAAAAGCCCCAGCTAACCCTCCTCCAACCACCAAAATATCTAACCCTCCATCTTCCCCCAAGTCTAAAGGCAAAAAGCCTATTCTTGATTCTGAACCTCCTGTTTCTGAACCTCCTGTTTCTGAACCAATTCTTGAACCCACACCTCTAAACACCATCATTCCTCCTCATGCCATAATCTTTATTTCTCAACCTCCTTCTCATTCCAACTATGAACCTGTTGACACTGCTGTGTTATTTCACCTCCCCTCATCAGAATCCTCTCTTTCTGATTCTTTCATCCGCCTCATGCAATCCTATAATCGTAAAAACAAACCATCTTCTGACCCCGTTGTCGTAGTCTTAGACTCAgacaatgaagctgaatcctcTTGTCAACCATCCTCTTCATAA